In the Vitis vinifera cultivar Pinot Noir 40024 chromosome 2, ASM3070453v1 genome, one interval contains:
- the LOC100255836 gene encoding S-norcoclaurine synthase 1 — translation MVGEEMSRELGGSVLVENVQALASSYSGDVPLRYLLPELHAEEVLVDESLPIPTIDMRKLLVDDDEMGKLHLACKEWGFFQLINHGVAEEVIKKMKADVQEFFKLPLKEKNAYAKLGNGLEGYGQNFVVSEDQKLDWADMLFLQCLPASERNMRFWPEEPTSFRETLEKYSSELVKVSNCLLKLMAKNLLINPEQLTNMFDDGRQAVRMNYYPPCVHASKVIGFTPHSDPGGLTLFVQVNEVQGLQIKRNGKWIPIRPVPGAFIVNIGDVIEIMSNGEYKSIEHRAVVDPEKERLSIATFCSPGAGAIIGPLPELTKEKGAIYKSVSREEYIKFVLSRKLDGKSTINLMKLEN, via the exons atggtgggtGAAGAGATGAGCAGAGAGTTGGGAGGTTCGGTTCTAGTGGAAAATGTCCAAGCCCTTGCTTCCAGCTACTCCGGTGATGTGCCACTCCGGTACCTCCTGCCGGAACTCCACGCAGAAGAAGTTTTGGTGGATGAGTCTCTTCCAATTCCCACCATAGATATGAGGAAGCTCTTGGTTGATGATGATGAAATGGGTAAACTTCACTTGGCCTGTAAAGAATGGGGTTTCTTTCag TTAATAAATCATGGGGTAGCAGAAGAAGtaattaagaaaatgaaggCAGATGTTCAAGAATTCTTTAAATTGCCACTAAAGGAGAAGAATGCATATGCAAAACTCGGAAATGGGCTTGAAGGTTATGGCCAAAACTTTGTTGTTTCCGAAGACCAGAAGCTTGATTGGGCTGATATGCTCTTTCTTCAATGCCTGCCAGCCTCTGAAAGAAATATGAGGTTCTGGCCTGAAGAACCCACTTCTTTCAG GGAAACTTTGGAAAAGTATTCATCAGAGCTTGTAAAAGTTTCAAACTGCCTTCTGAAGTTGATGGCTAAGAACCTTTTGATAAATCCTGAGCAACTCACAAATATGTTTGACGATGGAAGACAAGCAGTGAGAATGAATTACTATCCACCTTGTGTGCATGCAAGCAAGGTAATAGGTTTCACTCCCCACTCAGATCCTGGTGGACTTACCCTGTTTGTTCAAGTCAATGAAGTGCAAGGCTTGCAAATTAAGAGAAATGGTAAATGGATACCAATTAGGCCTGTCCCTGGTGCATTTATCGTCAACATTGGTGACGTTATTGAG ATAATGAGCAATGGGGAATATAAGAGCATAGAGCATAGAGCAGTGGTGGACCCAGAAAAGGAACGACTCTCCATTGCAACATTCTGTTCTCCGGGTGCTGGTGCAATCATTGGTCCTTTACCAGAGCTTACAAAGGAGAAAGGTGCGATCTATAAATCTGTAAGCAGGGAGGAGTATATAAAATTTGTACTAAGTAGGAAACTTGATGGCAAAAGTACAATAAATCTTATGAAGTTGGAGAACTGA
- the LOC100260905 gene encoding S-norcoclaurine synthase 1: MVGGEISRELGGSVLVANVQALASSYSGDVPLRYLRPELHAEEVLVDESLPIPTIDMRKLLVDDDEMGKLHLACKEWGFFQLINHEVAEVIEKMKADVQEFFKLPQKKKNEYAKLPSGVDGYGQNFVVSEDQKLDWADMLFLQCLPASERNMRFWPDEPTSFRETLVKYSSELVKVSNCLLKLMAKNLEINPEQFTNMFEDGRQSVRMNYYPPCVHASKVIGFTPHSDPGGLTLLVQLNEVQGLQIKKNGKWIPISPVPGAFIVNIGDVIEIMSNGEYKSIEHRAVVDPEKERLSIAIFCSPGAGAIIGPLPELTKEKGAIYKSVSREEYIKFVLSRKPVRKSAINLMKLEN; encoded by the exons atggtgggtGGAGAGATTAGCAGAGAGTTGGGAGGTTCAGTTCTAGTGGCAAATGTCCAAGCCCTTGCTTCCAGCTACTCCGGTGATGTGCCACTCCGATATCTCAGGCCGGAGCTCCACGCAGAAGAAGTTCTGGTGGATGAGTCTCTTCCAATTCCCACCATAGATATGAGGAAGCTCTTGGTTGATGATGATGAAATGGGTAAACTTCACTTGGCCTGTAAAGAATGGGGTTTCTTTCag TTAATAAACCATGAGGTAGCAGAAgtaattgagaaaatgaaggcAGATGTTCAAGAATTCTTTAAATTGCCACAAAAGAAGAAGAACGAATATGCGAAACTACCAAGTGGTGTTGACGGTTATGGCCAAAACTTTGTTGTTTCCGAAGACCAGAAGCTTGATTGGGCTGATATGCTCTTTCTTCAATGCCTTCCAGCCTCTGAAAGAAATATGAGGTTCTGGCCTGATGAACCCACTTCTTTCAG GGAAACTTTGGTCAAATACTCATCGGAGCTTGTAAAAGTTTCAAACTGCCTTCTGAAGTTGATGGCCAAGAACCTTGAGATAAATCCTGAGCAGTTCACAAATATGTTTGAGGATGGAAGACAATCAGTGAGAATGAATTACTATCCACCTTGTGTGCATGCAAGCAAGGTAATAGGTTTCACTCCCCACTCAGATCCCGGAGGACTTACCCTACTTGTTCAACTCAATGAAGTGCAAGGCTtgcaaattaagaaaaatggtaaATGGATACCAATTAGTCCTGTCCCTGGTGCATTTATCGTCAACATTGGTGACGTTATTGAG ATAATGAGCAATGGGGAATATAAGAGCATAGAGCATAGAGCAGTGGTGGACCCAGAAAAGGAACGGCTCTCCATTGCAATATTCTGTTCTCCGGGTGCTGGTGCAATCATTGGTCCTTTACCAGAGCTTACAAAGGAGAAAGGTGCAATCTATAAATCTGTAAGCAGGGAGGAGTATATAAAATTTGTACTAAGTAGGAAACCTGTTCGCAAAAGTGCAATAAATCTTATGAAGTTGGAGAACTGA
- the LOC100245473 gene encoding S-norcoclaurine synthase 1 has translation MVGSLPVANVQALASSYSGDVPLRYLRPELLSEEVLVDESLQIPTVDMRKLLVDDDEMSKLHLACKEWGFFQLINHGAAEEVIEKMKADVQEFFKLPLKEKNAYAKLPNGVEGYGQNFVVSEDQKLDWADMHFLQSLPASERNMRFWPEEPTSFRGTLEKYSLELVKVSNCLLKLMAKNLLINPEQLTNMFDVGRQAVRMNYYPPCVHASKVIGLTPHSDFGGLTLLVQVNEVQGLQIKRNGKWIPIRPVPGAFIVNIGDAIEIMSNGEYKSIEHRAVVDPEKERLSIATFCSPNAGAIIGPLPELTKEKGAIYKSVSREEYIKFVLGRKLDGKSTINHMKLEN, from the exons ATGGTGGGTTCGCTTCCAGTTGCAAATGTCCAAGCTCTTGCTTCCAGCTACTCCGGTGATGTGCCACTCCGGTACCTACGGCCGGAACTCCTCTCAGAAGAAGTTTTGGTGGATGAGTCTCTTCAAATTCCCACCGTAGATATGAGGAAGCTCCTGGTTGATGATGATGAAATGAGTAAACTTCACTTGGCCTGTAAAGAATGGGGTTTCTTTCag TTAATAAATCATGGGGCAGCCGAAGAAgtaattgagaaaatgaaggcAGATGTTCAAGAATTCTTTAAATTGCCACTAAAGGAGAAGAATGCATATGCGAAACTACCAAATGGGGTTGAAGGTTATGGCCAAAACTTTGTTGTTTCCGAAGACCAGAAGCTTGATTGGGCTGATATGCACTTTCTTCAATCCCTGCCAGCCTCTGAAAGAAATATGAGGTTCTGGCCTGAAGAACCCACTTCTTTCAG GGGAACTTTGGAAAAGTACTCATTGGAGCTTGTAAAAGTTTCAAACTGCCTTCTGAAGTTGATGGCTAAGAACCTTTTGATAAATCCTGAGCAGCTCACAAATATGTTTGACGTTGGAAGACAAGCAGTGAGAATGAATTACTATCCGCCTTGTGTGCATGCAAGCAAGGTAATAGGTCTCACTCCCCACTCAGATTTCGGAGGACTTACCCTACTTGTTCAAGTCAATGAAGTGCAAGGCTTGCAAATTAAGAGAAATGGTAAATGGATACCAATTAGGCCTGTCCCTGGTGCGTTTATCGTCAACATTGGTGACGCTATTGAG ATAATGAGCAATGGGGAATATAAGAGCATAGAGCATAGAGCAGTGGTGGACCCAGAAAAGGAACGACTCTCCATTGCAACATTCTGTTCTCCGAATGCTGGGGCAATCATTGGTCCTTTGCCAGAGCTTACAAAGGAGAAAGGTGCAATCTATAAATCTGTAAGCAGGGAGGAGTACATAAAATTTGTACTTGGTAGAAAACTTGATGGCAAAAGTACAATAAATCATATGAAGTTGGAGAACTGA
- the LOC100266107 gene encoding short-chain dehydrogenase/reductase SDRA, which yields MGPDTRVNCAAPGFVPTHFAEFLTKNAEIKKGIEDKTLLNRLGTTKDMAAATAFLASDDASYITGETLVVAGGIPSRL from the exons ATGGGCCCAGACACTCGTGTAAATTGTGCTGCGCCTGGTTTTGTACCAACACACTTTGCCGAATTCCTCACGAAAAATGCTGAGATT AAGAAGGGCATTGAGGATAAAACTCTACTAAACAGGCTTGGAACCACCAAGGATATGGCTGCAGCCACGGCCTTCCTGGCTTCCGACGATGCTTCTTATATCACTGGAGAGACGCTGGTAGTGGCTGGTGGAATACCTTCTAGACTCTAG